A region from the Tachyglossus aculeatus isolate mTacAcu1 chromosome X2, mTacAcu1.pri, whole genome shotgun sequence genome encodes:
- the PTK2B gene encoding protein-tyrosine kinase 2-beta isoform X1, whose amino-acid sequence MSGVSEPLSRARAGSLRPPEAPPELMVPVPADVEQKEVRILKVCFYSNSFNPGKNFKLVKCTVHTQVREIIASILLSGRIGPDVQLLQCYGLRLKHVKSDEIHWLHPLMTVGEVQEQYQCLHLEAEWRYDLQIRYLPEGFLEQLKEDRTTLLYFYQQLRNDYMQRYASKVSEGMALQLGCLELRRFYKDMPHNALDKKSNFELLEKEVGLELFFPKQMQDNLKPKQFRKMIQQTFQQYASLREEECVMKFFNTLAGFASIDQETYRCELIQGWNITVDLVIGPKGIRQMTSQDNKSTCLAEFHQIKSIRCTPKVEGTALLQLSIVGTPQSLSIKTSSLAEAENMADLIDGYCRLQCQIEGTLIIRPQKNGEKRSSLPQIPTLDRRSQLSESCSIESDIYAEIPDEALKRLSGVQYNVGREDVVLGRILGEGFFGEVYEGVYRNSKGEHIHVAVKTCKEDCAPDNKEKFMREAVLMKNLDHPHIVKLIGLIEEEPTWIIMELYPFGELGHYLEQNKSSLKVPTLILYSLQICKAMAYLEGLNCVHRDIAVRNVLVAAMDCVKLGDFGLSRYIEDEDYYKASVTRLPIKWMSPESINFRRFTTASDVWMFAVCMWEILSFGKQPFFWLENKDVIGVLEKGDRLPKPDGCPPILYTLMTRCWDYGPRDRPRFTELVCSLSDIYKLEKDIAKEQERNRYRPPKIMEPSLYQEPPPKPSRPKCKPPLPQANLLTPKLQFQVPEGLCASSPTLTSPMEYPLPADSLHTPPLQRHAVFKRHSMREEDFIQPGSREEAQQLWEAERTKMRQLLECQQKQMVEDNRWLRQEEKSLDPTVYANDQSPVTPEKESGYMEFTGPPQKPPRMGAQSIHPTANLDRTDDMVYVNVMELVKAVLQLKNQLGQLPPENYVLVVKNVGLTLRKLIGSVDAILPTLPLSARPEIEGTQKLLNKDLAELISKMRLAQQNAVTSLSEQCKRQMLAASHTLAVDAKNLLDAVDQAKVLGQTQQSSAH is encoded by the exons ATGTCGGGGGTGTCAGAGCCTTTGAGTCGCGCCCGGGCGGGCAGCCTGCGGCCACCCGAGGCCCCCCCGGAGCTCATGGTTCCAGTGCCCGCAGATGTGGAGCAGAAGGAAGTGCGCATCCTCAAGGTCTGTTTCTACAGCAACAGCTTCAACCCTGGGAAGAACTTCAAGCTGGTCAAGTGCACCGTGCACACTCAGGTCCGG GAGATCATCGCCTCCATCCTGCTGAGCGGGCGCATCGGGCCTGATGTGCAGCTGCTGCAGTGCTATGGGCTACGGCTGAAGCACGTGAAGTCGGATGAGATTCACTGGCTGCACCCGCTGATGACAGTGGGCGAAGTTCAGGAACAGTACCAGTGTCTACACCTGGAGGCCGAGTGGAG gtATGATCTGCAGATCCGCTACCTGCCCGAGGGCTTCCTGGAGCAGCTCAAGGAGGACAGAACCACCCTGCTCTACTTCTATCAGCAG CTCCGGAACGACTACATGCAGCGCTATGCCAGCAAGGTCAGCGAGGGCATGGCTTTGCAGCTCGGCTGTCTGGAACTCAG GAGGTTCTACAAGGACATGCCTCACAACGCGCTTGATAAGAAGTCCAACTTTGAACTCCTGGA GAAGGAGGTGGGTCTGGAATTGTTCTTCCCGAAGCAGATGCAGGACAACCTGAAG CCCAAGCAGTTTCGGAAGATGATCCAGCAGACGTTCCAGCAGTACGCCTctctgagggaggaagagtgcgTCATGAAGTTCTTCAACACCCTCGCTGGCTTCGCCAGTATCGACCAGGAGACCTACCGCTGCGAGCTCATA CAAGGGTGGAACATCACTGTGGACCTTGTCATTGGGCCTAAGGGCATTCGTCAGATGACCAGCCAGGACAACAAG TCCACGTGCCTGGCTGAGTTCCACCAGATCAAATCCATCCGGTGCACTCCCAAAGTGGAGGGAACGGCACTGTTGCAGCTGAGCATCGTGGGAACACCCCAG tccctgtccatcaaaACCAGCTCCTTGGCCGAGGCTGAGAATATGGCTGACCTGATTGATGGCTACTGCCGCCTGCAGTGCCAGATCGAAGGCACCCTCATCATCCGCCCACAGAAAA ATGGCGAGAAGCGCTCCAGCCTGCCCCAGATCCCTACTCT GGACCGACGGTCCCAGCTGTCTGAGAGCTGCAGCATCG AGTCGGATATTTATGCAGAAATCCCAGACGAGGCGCTGAAGCGCCTATCAG GTGTTCAGTACAACGTGGGCCGAGAGGACGTGGTCCTGGGCCGGATTCTGGGAGAAGGATTCTTCGGGGAGGTGTATGAGGGCGTCTACCGGAATTCC AAAGGGGAGCATATCCACGTGGCCGTGAAGACCTGCAAAGAGGACTGTGCCCCAGACAACAAGGAGAAGTTTATGAGAGAGGCGG TGCTGATGAAGAACCTGGATCACCCTCACATTGTGAAGCTCATCGGACTCATCGAGGAAGAACCCACATGGATCATCATGGAGCTGTACCCCTTTGGAGAG CTGGGACACTACCTGGAGCAGAACAAGAGTTCCTTGAAGGTGCCAACCCTCATCTTGTACTCGCTGCAGATTTGTAAGGCCATGGCCTACCTGGAGGGCCTCAACTGTGTTCACAG GGACATTGCTGTCCGGAACGTGCTGGTGGCAGCCATGGACTGTGTGAAGCTCGGGGATTTTGGCCTCTCGCGTTACATCGAGGATGAGGACTACTACAAGG cctcagTCACCCGCCTGCCCATCAAGTGGATGTCCCCCGAGTCCATCAACTTCCGCCGCTTCACTACGGCGAGTGACGTCTGGATGTTTG CTGTGTGCATGTGGGAGATTCTGAGCTTCGGGAAGCAGCCCTTCTTCTGGTTAGAGAACAAGGATGTGATCGGGGtcctggagaagggggaccgGCTGCCCAAGCCCGATGGTTGCCCCCCCATCCTCTATACCCTCATGACCCGCTGCTGGGACTATGGGCCCAGAGACCGCCCGCGCTTCACGGAGCTTGTGTGCAGCCTCAG TGACATTTATAAGTTAGAAAAGGACATCGCAAAGGAACAGGAGCGGAACCGTTACCGACCCCCAAAAATCATGGAACCCTCACTTTACCAGGAGCCACCCCCCAAG CCCAGCAGGCCCAAGTGCAAGCCGCCATTGCCCCAGGCCAATCTACTGACTCCTAAACTGCAGTTCCAG GTGCCGGAGGGCCTGTGTGCCAGCTCGCCCACGCTCACCAGCCCCATGGAGTACCCGCTGCCGGCCGACTCCCTGCACACCCCGCCCCTGCAGCGCCACGCTGTCTTCAAGCGCCACAGCATGAGG gaggaGGACTTCATCCAGCCGGGTAGCCGGGAGGAGGCCCAGCAGTTGTGGGAGGCAGAAAGGACCAAGATGCGTCAACTCCTGGAGTGTCAGCAGAAGCAGATGGTGGAGGACAACCGCTggctgaggcaggaggagaagagccTG GATCCCACTGTGTACGCGAATGATCAGTCCCCCGTG ACCCCTGAGAAGGAGAGCGGCTATA TGGAGTTCACCGGGCCTCCCCAGAAACCCCCGCGAATGGGAGCCCAG TCGATCCATCCAACAGCCAATCTGGATCGGACTGATGACATGGTGTATGTCAACGTCATGGAGCTGGTCAAGGCCGTCCTGCAGCTCAAGAACCAGCTGGGCCAGTTGCCCCCTGAGAACTATGTCCTTGTGGTAAAG